The sequence AAAATCATTAAATTCTTTTGAATCTGCGTGATCTCCTACGTTTAATTTTGCTAACTCGATTGTTAATTCGGTACCGAATACTGGTACATGAACTTTAGATAAAAGATACGGTAATGCTCCAATTGCATCGGCATGACCATGTGTTAAGAAAATCCCAGCAACACGGTCAATATTTTCCACCAAATACGTAAAATCGGGAATTACCACATCAATTCCTAATAGCTCATTTTCTGGATATTTTAATCCACAATCCAGTACAAAAATTTCATCTTCCACTTCTGCGATGTACATATTTTTACCATTTTCACGAACGCCGCCTAAGGGAACGATTTTTATTGTACTCACTAACTTCACCTCTCTATATTCTCATACTGAATCAAAGATCCAGTATGCTTAAAATTTTCGCTTTTTCTTCAGTTGTACAAGATACAAGAGGTAAACGTAAATCCCCAACGGAAATGCCCATTTCGTTCAACACTGCCTTTACAGGTGCTGGTGAAGGAACCGAAAACAAAGCATTCATCTTAGGTAACAACTGCCGCTGAATGCTTGCAGCCGTTTTGACTTCTCCACGATCTAATGCCTGGAACATATCGTACATTTCAGTACCGAACACATGGCTTGCGACCGAAATCACCCCTTGTCCACCTATCGCTTTTATTGAAAAAGCTAAGGAGTCTTCTCCAGTATACACTAAAAAGTCTTTTGGTGCCTTTTCTATCAACTCAGTCAATGCATCTAAGCCGAAACATTCTTTAATTGCAATCACATTTTCTAACTCAGATAAGCGCAAAGTTGTTTCGACATCAAGGCTTGCTACGGTTCTTCCTGGAACATTATATAGAATAATTGGCAAGTCACTCGCCTCAGCAATTGCCTTAAAATGTTGATACAGACCTTCTTGATTTGGTTTATTGTAATAAGGTACGACTGCTAACCCTGCATCGATTCCTCTAATAGCTGATAATTCTTTTACAAATTCAACAGAATCACGTGTATCATTGGTTCCCACACCACAAATAATCGGCACTCTTCCATTAACTAAGCGAATCACTTCATTGAACAACTCAATTTCTTCATCATGAGTCAATGTTGGCGATTCACCTGTCGTTCCGGCTAAAATAATTCCTTCTGTATGATGATCAAGCAAATGTTCAACCAACTGAGGCAGCTTAGCAAAATCGATTGCGCCGCTTTCATCAAAAGGTGTGACCATTGCTGTAATTATCGTTGCATTTTCTAAATTCATACTTACTACCTCCTAATTTTAAAAGCGTAGCGGGCTCATTTAGGCTCGACTGGAAAATAGGAAAATACGTTTGTGACGCTTTTTGTCACAGGCAGATTTTATCTTTTTCCCGAAACCTTTAATCCTTAGAGCTTTAGCTCATCGGAATTGATGAGATCGAAGCAGAGCATAGTGACTAACCCGCGAAGCTAGGTAACGTTAAAAGCTAAAAGAGCTCAGTCAGACTCGGCAAGAAAATAGGAAATAATGACTGAGGTGCTTTTTACCTCATTCATTATTTATCTTTTCTCCGAGAGGCTAGCTCTTGAAGCTAGATAACACATGGCAAAATAACTTGTACACTCTTGACCGAAAAACAGATCTAAGGATTTTTCCCGTCCTTCATATTTTATATTTCAAAAAAATCCAGATACTATTTAAACCCTCACTAAATCCATCTCATGCAGTGTTTCCGCAATTTGAACTGAATTCCAAGCAGCACCCTTTAATAAATTATCAGAAACAACCCACATATGATACCCCTTGTCAATATCGATATCTTGACGAATTCTCCCTACAAATGTTTCTTTGCGATCGATACTCGTTAAAGCTTGCGGATAAAGTTGTTGACTTGGATCATCTTGCAAAACTGCACCTGGAGCATCAGCGATTAATTGTTTGATTTTGCTCACGTCAGAACCATCTTCTTTGACCTCAATATAAATTGATTCAGAATGACCAGACAATACAGGAATACGAACACACGTGGCTACAACTTTAATACTGTCATCTTCCATGATTTTTTTCGTCTCATTGATCATCTTCCATTCTTCATACGTATAATCAGCATCTGCAAAGACATCAATCTGGGGTAAGGCGTTAAATGCGATCGGATAATGTTTTTTGTCGCCACCCGATGGTAAAATATCAGCTTCTAATTTGTCAGCAGGCGTGCCGTTGATATACGCTAACGCTTGTGATTTCAGCTCTTCCATCGCATTGATTCCTGCTCCGCTCACAGCTTGATAAGTTGATACGATCAAACGGTCCAAACCATAAGCTTGTCTGATTGGTTCAAGAGCTACCATCATTTGAATCGTCGAGCAATTTGGGTTAGCAATGATCCCTTTATGACGCTTTAACGCATCAGGATTGACTTCTGGGACAACTAAAGGGACTTCTGGGTCCATTCTGTAATGACTAGTATTGTCTACTACAACAGCTCCACGTTTAACTGCTTCTGGAGCATATTGTTTTGAAATATTTCCGCCAGCACTGAATAAAGCAATATCTATATCTGTAAATGACTCAGGCACTAACTCTTCAATTATAAGAGTTTGTCCTTTAAACGTTACTTCTTTTCCCGCTGAACGTTTTGAAGCTAAAAGTTTAACCTGATTTATTGGTAATGATGTTTCTTCCAACATTTCGATCATTTTAGTGCCCACAGCACCAGTTGCGCCTACCACGGCAACATTATAATTACTTTTCATACTTATTGATCTCCTCTCAAATTCCTGAAGAAAGTTGCTTTTTCTATTTTACCATAATATTGTCTTTTACTACATAGGAAGTAAAATGATTTTGCTTTAATTTTGTCATAAAAGAAAAAGAAAAATTTGTTTCATAACATTTCAAATCATTTTTTAATGACGTTCTTATGATTCGAGCATCATAGTCGACTAAATTTTTTTGCAGTTTTATACTGGCTCTGCGGCTTATTTTTTGTTGGCATTGTCTTGTTAAATCTTTTGGGAAAAGATGATTGAGGTAAAAAAACTTAGTTCTATTTTTCTATCAAGATTGGACAAACTATTATGCCAAACGTTATCTAGCTTCAAGGATTGAAGATCTTTTGGAAAAAACGGAAATGGAACGAGGCAAAAAGTGACAACGTCAATGTTTCCTATTTTCCTGTTAGAACTGAACGTGCCCGTTACACTTTTAAATTAGGAGGATGCTCAATGTACACCATATCAGATTATTTATTGGATCGTTTAAAGGAATTAGGAATCGATGAAGTATTTGGGGTTCCTGGAGATTATAATTTGCAATTTTTAGACCATATCACAGCGCGAGAAGACCTAAAATGGATCGGTAATGCCAATGAGTTAAATGCTGCATATATGGCTGATGGGTATGCGCGAACTAAAGGAATTTCAGCTTTTGTGACGACATTTGGTGTGGGAGAATTAAGTGCTGTCAATGGTTTAGCAGGTAGTTATGCGGAAAATGTACCTGTTGTTGAAATTATTGGTTCACCGACAACAACTGTTCAAAACAATAAAAAACTTGTTCATCACACTTTAGGCGATGGTGATTTCCTGCGCTTTGAAAAAATGCATGAAGAAGTAACAGCTGCAATCGCTCATTTGACTATAGAAAATGCCACCTCAGAAATCGACCGAGTATTGACTATTGCAATGACAGAAAAACGTCCAGTTTATATTAATTTACCAATTGATATAGCTGAAACAAAAACAAACAAACCGAATAAACCTTTACAAAAAATGACAGAAAGATTAACAGAAGCTGAAGCAACTATTTTAAGCAAAGTTGAAAAAGCTCTACAACAAGCAGAAAATCCAGTTATCATTGCTGGACATGAAATTTTAAGTTACCATATAGAACATCAATTAAACGAGTTCATCCAAAAATTTAATTTGCCAATTACGACATTACCCCTAGGAAAAGGCGCATTTGATGAAGAAGATTCTCACTATATGGGAACATATTCAGGATCACCTACTGAAGAGCCTCTGAAAAGTCGTGTTGATAATGCAGATCTTGTTTTACTTTTAGGCGCAAAATTGACGGACTCAGCAACATCTGGTTTTAGTTTTGGTTTTACAGACAAACAAATCATCTCGATTGGCGCAACAGAGGTCTTATTTTATGGTGAAAAACACGAAGCAATTCAGTTAGATCGTTTCGTTTCTGCTTTATCAACGCTATCATTTTCTAGATTCACAGGAGACTTACTTCCAGTAAAACGTATATCCAAAGTAGAATTCAAAGATGAACAACTGACTCAAAAACGGTTCTGGAAAATGGTAGAAACTTTTCTATTGCAAGGAGATACTGTGGTTGGCGAACAAGGAACTTCTTTCTTTGGGCTAACAAATGTTCCGCTAAAAAAAGACATGCACTTTATCGGACAGCCATTATGGGGATCGATTGGTTATACTTTCCCTTCTACTTTAGGTAGTCAAATCGCAAATAAAGATAGTCGTCACCTGTTGTTTATCGGAGATGGTTCGTTGCAATTGACTGTTCAAGAATTAGGGACTGCAATTCGAGAAAAACTGACACCCATCGTTTTTGTGATCAATAATAACGGTTATACGGTTGAACGCGAAATCCATGGTGCTACCGAGCAATACAACGATATTCCCATGTGGGATTATCAAAATCTGCCGCTAGTCTTTGGCGGAACTAGTCAAACTGTGGCAACTTACAAGGCGACTACAGAAGCTGAATTAGCTGAAGTGATGAAGTCTGCTAGAAAAGATACTGAACGATTACAATGGATCGAAGTGGTGATGGATCAAGAAGATGCCCCTTTGTTATTGCAAAAATTGGCCAAGATTTTTGCAAAACAAAATTCGTAACTCCTCGATCACTGTTCTATTAGAATCTATTGACTTTTTAAGGTATTTTGTTATAGTTAAAAGCGACATTTACTTAATGTGAAGGAGTGAATAATATGGCACGTGTTGAAAGTTTTGAATTAGATCATAATACAGTTAAAGCCCCTTATGTTCGTTTAGCGGGTACTGAAAAAAATGGTGAAGCCTTGATTGAAAAATATGATCTTCGTTTCTTACAGCCAAATGAAGACGAATTACCTACAGCTGCTGTTCATACATTAGAACATTTATTAGCAGTAAATTTACGTGATCACTTAGAAGGAATCATCGATATTTCCCCTATGGGTTGTCGTACTGGTTTTTACATGATTATGTGGAACGAGCATTCACCAAAAGAAATTCGTGATGCTTTAGTGAAAGTATTGAACTTTATTGTTGAAACAGATTTTGTTCCTGCGGTTTCCGCTAAGGAATGTGGAAACTATAAAGACCATTCTTTATTTTCCGCACAGGAATATGCGAAGATTGTGTTGGAAAAAGGTATTAGTTTAGATCCTTTTGAACGTATTTTATAAAAAATTGAAACAAAGACCAAACCTCCGTATAATGCAGGTTTGGTCTTTTAGTTATCCTAAAGCAACATCTAAAATCATCATGATAATAAAGCCAAGCATCACACCAAAAACAGCAAAATGTCGTTTACTGGTCACTGTCTGCTGTGCTTCTGGAATCAATTCTTCCACAACTACATAAATCATCGCACCTGCTGCAAATGCTAACGCATATGGCAAAAGCAATGTAACTTTTGTCACTAGAACTGCTCCAATGATCCCAGCAATCGGTTCAACGATCCCTGAAGCTTGCCCGTAGAGAAATGCTTTCTTTCGGCTTAGATTTTCTTGTCTTAATGGAATCGACACAGCTGCTCCTTCTGGGAAATTTTGTATTCCAATCCCTAAAGCTACAGAAATCGCTGCTAATACTGCTTTTGGCGGATCATCAGCTGAATTTGCTGCACCAAACGCCACTCCTACTGCTAAACCTTCAGGAATATTATGTAAAGTAATAGAAAAAACCAACAAAATCGTCCGTTTTAAATGACTTGGCAAACCTTCTTTTTCATGATTTGGCCCAAAATGCATGTGTGGCAACGTTTTATCTGCAATATACAAAAACAATCCTCCCAAACCAAAACCAAAACTAACAACAAGCCAAGCTATGTTGCCATTTTCTTCTGCCTGTTTGATTGCTGGATCTAACAAAGACCAAAAACTTGCAGCGATCATCACACCAGATGCAAAACCGAGCATCATATTTAGAACATCTTTTTTGATTTCTTTGAAGAAGAAAACCAGTCCAGCCCCCAATGCTGTCATAAAATAAGTGAACCCTGTCCCTACCAATGCTTGCTGCCAAGCTTCTAAAGATAACAGCCAATTAGTAATTACAAACACCTCATCTTTCCAAAATACTTTTCTTAGCTTAACTTTATCATATCAATGATTTTATGACCACGCCTAAAGTAAAAAATGCTTTCAGTTGGTACAAAAATGGAGAAAGAGTATACTTGATATAGAAGGTACTTTTAGAAATGGAGTGAGCCAAATGACAGAAACAATCAATGCTGCCGTTGCTATGATCAAAGTATTGGAAAGTTGGGATATCGATCATATTTATGGCATTCCTGGCGGATCTTTTAATTCCACCATGAATGCTTTGTACAAAGAAAAAGAAAAAATCACTTATATTCAAGTTCGTCATGAAGAAGTCGGTGCTTTAGCTGCAGCCGCAGATGCTAAATTAACTGGAAAAATAGGGGTGGCTTTTGGCTCAGCAGGTCCTGGGGCTACACATTTGATCAATGGATTATATGATGCACAAATGGATCACGTCCCAGTCTTGGCACTCTTGGGACAAGTCGCTACAAATTCGATGAACTACAACTCCTTCCAAGAATTAAACGAAAACCCAATGTTTGCTGACGTAAGTGTCTATAACCGAACAGTTATGACACCAGAAAGTTTACCACATGTCGTAGATGAAGCGATCAAAGCAGCCTATAAAAACAAAGGGGTTGCAGTTGTAACAATTCCCGTTGATTTCGGCACAAAAGAAATCCCTCTATTAGATGTTTCGACCGCTAAGAACCATCAACAGGGATTGCTCATGCCAAATTATGATGACCTTAAAAAAGCGATTCCTCTAATCGAAGCAGCCGAAAAGCCTATTCTTTATATTGGCCAAGGGACACGTAATGCTTGGCCAGAAATCAGAACGTTCTCTGAACACTTTTCAATGCCCGTTATTTCAGCTGTTCTAGGAAAAGGAATTGTTCCAGATGCTTATGAAAACTTTCTTGGTTTTGCCGCTCGTGTCGCAACCAAACCTGCCAATGAAGCCTTAGCAGAAACGGATTTGATCATATTTGCCGGCAGTGACTTTCCTTTTGCAGCGTATTTCTTTAACCCTGATGCTAAATTCGTTCAAATCGATATTGATTCGACAAAGTTAGGACGTAGACATAAAACAGATGTCGCAATCTTAGGAGATGCCAAAGAATCATTGAAGCGAATGGTTGATTTAGGCAGTTCTCGGCCAGTAGATAGATGGCTAAAAGCCAATCAAAAAAATAAAGAAAATTGGATTGCATGGTTAAGAAGTTTCGATGATAAAACTGATAAACCACTTCGCGTAGAACCTGTTTTTAAAGAAATTCGTAGAATAGCAGATGAAGATGCAATTTTTGTAACAGATGTCGGGAACACAACAATTCATGCGATTCGTCTTTTAGATATGAACGGCAAACAAAAATTTA is a genomic window of Enterococcus haemoperoxidus ATCC BAA-382 containing:
- a CDS encoding aspartate-semialdehyde dehydrogenase — encoded protein: MKSNYNVAVVGATGAVGTKMIEMLEETSLPINQVKLLASKRSAGKEVTFKGQTLIIEELVPESFTDIDIALFSAGGNISKQYAPEAVKRGAVVVDNTSHYRMDPEVPLVVPEVNPDALKRHKGIIANPNCSTIQMMVALEPIRQAYGLDRLIVSTYQAVSGAGINAMEELKSQALAYINGTPADKLEADILPSGGDKKHYPIAFNALPQIDVFADADYTYEEWKMINETKKIMEDDSIKVVATCVRIPVLSGHSESIYIEVKEDGSDVSKIKQLIADAPGAVLQDDPSQQLYPQALTSIDRKETFVGRIRQDIDIDKGYHMWVVSDNLLKGAAWNSVQIAETLHEMDLVRV
- a CDS encoding ZIP family metal transporter; translated protein: MTNWLLSLEAWQQALVGTGFTYFMTALGAGLVFFFKEIKKDVLNMMLGFASGVMIAASFWSLLDPAIKQAEENGNIAWLVVSFGFGLGGLFLYIADKTLPHMHFGPNHEKEGLPSHLKRTILLVFSITLHNIPEGLAVGVAFGAANSADDPPKAVLAAISVALGIGIQNFPEGAAVSIPLRQENLSRKKAFLYGQASGIVEPIAGIIGAVLVTKVTLLLPYALAFAAGAMIYVVVEELIPEAQQTVTSKRHFAVFGVMLGFIIMMILDVALG
- the dapA gene encoding 4-hydroxy-tetrahydrodipicolinate synthase — protein: MNLENATIITAMVTPFDESGAIDFAKLPQLVEHLLDHHTEGIILAGTTGESPTLTHDEEIELFNEVIRLVNGRVPIICGVGTNDTRDSVEFVKELSAIRGIDAGLAVVPYYNKPNQEGLYQHFKAIAEASDLPIILYNVPGRTVASLDVETTLRLSELENVIAIKECFGLDALTELIEKAPKDFLVYTGEDSLAFSIKAIGGQGVISVASHVFGTEMYDMFQALDRGEVKTAASIQRQLLPKMNALFSVPSPAPVKAVLNEMGISVGDLRLPLVSCTTEEKAKILSILDL
- the spxB gene encoding pyruvate oxidase is translated as MTETINAAVAMIKVLESWDIDHIYGIPGGSFNSTMNALYKEKEKITYIQVRHEEVGALAAAADAKLTGKIGVAFGSAGPGATHLINGLYDAQMDHVPVLALLGQVATNSMNYNSFQELNENPMFADVSVYNRTVMTPESLPHVVDEAIKAAYKNKGVAVVTIPVDFGTKEIPLLDVSTAKNHQQGLLMPNYDDLKKAIPLIEAAEKPILYIGQGTRNAWPEIRTFSEHFSMPVISAVLGKGIVPDAYENFLGFAARVATKPANEALAETDLIIFAGSDFPFAAYFFNPDAKFVQIDIDSTKLGRRHKTDVAILGDAKESLKRMVDLGSSRPVDRWLKANQKNKENWIAWLRSFDDKTDKPLRVEPVFKEIRRIADEDAIFVTDVGNTTIHAIRLLDMNGKQKFTTSGWFATMGNGVPGGIAAQLSYPYRQVFTLSGDGAFAMVMQDIITQVKYKLPIINVVFSNDSFGFIEAEQEDSEQKKFGVYLEGADFGKAGEALGAQGFTITEYSQLEPAFEAARKSTRPVVIDVKIRNTRPLPVEELVLDPEKFSENEINVFKEKYEVHDMPVLKELLKN
- a CDS encoding S-ribosylhomocysteine lyase, with amino-acid sequence MARVESFELDHNTVKAPYVRLAGTEKNGEALIEKYDLRFLQPNEDELPTAAVHTLEHLLAVNLRDHLEGIIDISPMGCRTGFYMIMWNEHSPKEIRDALVKVLNFIVETDFVPAVSAKECGNYKDHSLFSAQEYAKIVLEKGISLDPFERIL
- a CDS encoding alpha-keto acid decarboxylase family protein, whose amino-acid sequence is MYTISDYLLDRLKELGIDEVFGVPGDYNLQFLDHITAREDLKWIGNANELNAAYMADGYARTKGISAFVTTFGVGELSAVNGLAGSYAENVPVVEIIGSPTTTVQNNKKLVHHTLGDGDFLRFEKMHEEVTAAIAHLTIENATSEIDRVLTIAMTEKRPVYINLPIDIAETKTNKPNKPLQKMTERLTEAEATILSKVEKALQQAENPVIIAGHEILSYHIEHQLNEFIQKFNLPITTLPLGKGAFDEEDSHYMGTYSGSPTEEPLKSRVDNADLVLLLGAKLTDSATSGFSFGFTDKQIISIGATEVLFYGEKHEAIQLDRFVSALSTLSFSRFTGDLLPVKRISKVEFKDEQLTQKRFWKMVETFLLQGDTVVGEQGTSFFGLTNVPLKKDMHFIGQPLWGSIGYTFPSTLGSQIANKDSRHLLFIGDGSLQLTVQELGTAIREKLTPIVFVINNNGYTVEREIHGATEQYNDIPMWDYQNLPLVFGGTSQTVATYKATTEAELAEVMKSARKDTERLQWIEVVMDQEDAPLLLQKLAKIFAKQNS